The Pseudonocardia sp. HH130630-07 DNA window CGACACGGTCGCGGGCGACGAGGTGCCCGGCGACGTCGCCCTGATCCGGCCGATGGACCAGGCAGAGATCGACCGGCTCGACGTCTACACCCCCGAGCAGTTCCGCGGCCGGGTCGTGCACGCGGCCGACCGCACCTGGGTCGACGAGCCGTACCTCTGCTCCCGGCTGCCCGGTGGCGGGGCCGAGCTGAGCCCGGTGATCGGGTTCGGCACGGTGGAGAGCCGCACCGCTGCGCCCCGGCTCGTCGAGCCGCACGGGTTCAGCCTGGCGTGGCTGCGGGCGCTGCCCGGCGAGGGCGTGCTGACCCACCGGCACGACGCGACCCAGGTCCTCACCGCGAAGGCCGGGCGCTGGGCGGTCCGGCTCAACACCGGGGACGAGGAGCGGACCGTCGAGATCGGGCCCCGGGACACCGTCTCGGTGCCGCCCGGTGCCTGGCGCTCGGTGGAGCTGCTGTCGGCCGACGCCGGCCGCTCCGCGACCCCGGGGACGGGTGAGCTGGTCGTCGTCACCGGTGGCGACGGGCGGGTCCGGCCGGAGTGGGCCGACGAGGTCGTCGCCGGTGCCCGGGAGCGCGGGAGGATGCTCGACGCGAACGGTTACCTGGCACCCGTCGCGGTGCTGGTCTCCGCGACCGAGGACGACTGAGCCGGGACGCCCGGGCCGGTGGGGCGAGGACCCGCCGGCCCGGACGGCCGGGCCGACCCGACGGAGGCACAGGACGATGGACACGGTGCACGGCCCCGTCACGGTCGCGGCGTGCCGGATCCCGGCCCGCATCGACGCGCCGGACCCGTCGATCGCGGAGCGCGCGGTGCGCGAGGCGGTCGCCGGGGGTGCCCGGCTGGTCGTGCTGCCGGAGCTCACCGTCTGCGGCTACGTCTTCGCCGACGCCGCCGAGGCCAGGGCCGCCGCCGAACCGCTCGACGGACCCACCGTCGCGCGGTTCGCGGCGCTGAGCGCGGACCCCGGCTGCGTCCTCGTCGCCGGTCTCGCCGAACTCGGTGCGGACGGCCGGGTGTACAACACCGCCGTCGTCGTCGAGGGTGGCCGGTTGCGTGCCGCCTACCGCAAGGTCCACCTGTGGGACCGGGAACGGGAGCTGTTCACCCCGGGCGACGCCGCACCGCCGGTGGTGGCGACCGCGGCCGGCCGGATCGCCCCGATGGTCTGCTACGACCTGGAGTTCCCGGAGTGGGTGCGCCGGGCCGCCGAGGACGGCGCCGAGATCGTCGCGGCGCCGGTGAACTGGCCGTGGCGCCGCACCCCGGACGGCCAGGACCCCCTCGAGGTCGCCAAGGTCCGGGCCGTCGCCGGGGCCTACCGGGTGCACGTCGTGGCGGCCGACCGCTGCGGCACCGAGCGCGGGGTGACCTGGTTCGGCGCGGCCTGCGTGGCCGACGCCGACGGTGACCTGCTGGCCGGGCCCGGCGGCCCGCCACCGGGGGAGCCCGGCGTGCTGCTGGCCACCCTCGATCCGGCACAGGCCCGCGACAAGCGTCTCAACGACAACAACCACGTCCTGCGCGACCGCAGGCCCGAGCTGTACCGCGACCCCGTCCCCGCACCGGACGGGGCACCGGCCCGGCCGGTGTGATCCCGGGGCGGCGATCCGGGGCCGCCCGGGGTGCGGACGCCTACCTGCGGCCCGGCTCCATCCGCCCGCTGCGGCGCTCCCACTCGGCCCGGACCTCGTCGGTCGCCGGGCGGGTCAGCAGCGACACCACGACGAACACGACCAGTCCCGACCCGATCCCGGCGAACACCGGCTCGTTCGCGTAGAGGTCGCCGACGGCGAGCATCGTCCCGAGCGTCGCGACGGTCCCGGCCGCCATCGCGGCCAGCGCCCCGGCGCGGGTGGCGCGCCGCCACACCAGCCCGCCGAGGACCGGCACCAGCAGCCCGCCGACGAGGATCCCGTAGGCCAGGGTGAGCGCGGCGACGACCTCCTGGAGCAGGCAGGACACCGCGATCATCACCGCCCCGAACCCGGCGACCGCCCACCGGTTCCCGGCGAGCTCGTCGTCGTCGCCGGAGGTACGGCGGAACCGGCCGATCAGGTCCTGGTTGAAGACCGTCGCCGTCGCCAGCAGCGCCCCGCTGGAGGTCGACATGACCGCGGACAGCGCCGCCGCGAGCACCAGGCCGGCCGCGACCGGCGGCATCGCGGCCTCGACGATCGCGGCGAACGCGTCGTCCCGCTCGGCGAGCCCGGGCACGATCACCTGCGCCGCCGTCCCGATCAGTGCCCCGGCGACGCCGTAGGCCAGGCAGTAGAGGCCGGCCCCGGTCCCGGCCCAGCGGGCGACCGCGGGGGAGCGGGCGGTGAACACCCGTTGCCAGATGTCCTGGCCGATCAGCAGCCCGAACCCGTAGGTCACGAAGTAGGTGACGATCGTGCCGCCACCGATCGAGGTCGGTGACAGCGCGTCCGCCGGGACCGCGGCGGCCAGGCCGTCCCACCCGCCGGCCCGCCACAGCACCACCGGCAGCAGCACCAGGAAGATCCCGACCGTCTTGATCAGGAACTGGACGAAGTCGGTGAGCGTCACCGACCACATCCCGCCGAGCGTGGAGTAGGCGACGACGACGGCCCCGCCGATCAGGATGGACGGCACCCGCGGGAGGTCCAGCAGCACTCCGAAGATCGTCGCGTAGGCGATGGTCGAGGTCACCGCGAGCATCAGGGTGTAGGCCCACATCACGATCCCGGCCGGCGCACCCAGCCCGGAGCCGTAGCGGAGCTCCAGCATCTGGCCGACGGTGAACACACCGAGCCGCTGGATCCGCGCGGAGAACAGCAGCGACAGCGCCAGGATCCCGCTGCCGATGGCGATCACCAGCCACATGCCGGAGATCCCGTACTCGTAACCGAGCCCGACCCCGCCGATGGTGGACGCGCCGCCCAGGACGACCGCGGCCATCGTCCCGGAGTACAGCCAGGGACCGAGCCTGCGGCCGGCGACGAGGAAGTCGCTGCGGTCGGTGGTGCGGCG harbors:
- a CDS encoding sodium:solute symporter, with product MDIAVVVLYLAAMIAFGFWGRRRTTDRSDFLVAGRRLGPWLYSGTMAAVVLGGASTIGGVGLGYEYGISGMWLVIAIGSGILALSLLFSARIQRLGVFTVGQMLELRYGSGLGAPAGIVMWAYTLMLAVTSTIAYATIFGVLLDLPRVPSILIGGAVVVAYSTLGGMWSVTLTDFVQFLIKTVGIFLVLLPVVLWRAGGWDGLAAAVPADALSPTSIGGGTIVTYFVTYGFGLLIGQDIWQRVFTARSPAVARWAGTGAGLYCLAYGVAGALIGTAAQVIVPGLAERDDAFAAIVEAAMPPVAAGLVLAAALSAVMSTSSGALLATATVFNQDLIGRFRRTSGDDDELAGNRWAVAGFGAVMIAVSCLLQEVVAALTLAYGILVGGLLVPVLGGLVWRRATRAGALAAMAAGTVATLGTMLAVGDLYANEPVFAGIGSGLVVFVVVSLLTRPATDEVRAEWERRSGRMEPGRR
- a CDS encoding nitrilase-related carbon-nitrogen hydrolase gives rise to the protein MHGPVTVAACRIPARIDAPDPSIAERAVREAVAGGARLVVLPELTVCGYVFADAAEARAAAEPLDGPTVARFAALSADPGCVLVAGLAELGADGRVYNTAVVVEGGRLRAAYRKVHLWDRERELFTPGDAAPPVVATAAGRIAPMVCYDLEFPEWVRRAAEDGAEIVAAPVNWPWRRTPDGQDPLEVAKVRAVAGAYRVHVVAADRCGTERGVTWFGAACVADADGDLLAGPGGPPPGEPGVLLATLDPAQARDKRLNDNNHVLRDRRPELYRDPVPAPDGAPARPV